In a single window of the Roseofilum reptotaenium CS-1145 genome:
- a CDS encoding hybrid sensor histidine kinase/response regulator, whose translation MNFNSIDPEPGNILVVDDTPANLQLLIRILSEQGYKVRPVPNGRLVFQGIHREYPDLILLDIQMPEMDGYEVCQKLKADERTRDIPVIFISALNDVFDKVKAFEIGGVDYMTKPFQAAEVLARVKTHIMLSKLQKKLQEKTEIQDRKLQEKTITLENTVKQLERTNRQLESTNFQLGNNLEELKKAQLQLVQSEKMATLGQLVAGVAHEINNPIGFIDGNIKYAFEYIQDLIRLVDLYQNEGPDRDEQIQEYIKEIELDFLVEDLPKTITSMKNGADRIRNISKSLRTFSRRDSDRKANFKIHEGIDSTLLILKYRLKETGERPKIEVLKEYGDVPEINCFPGKLNQVFMNLLSNAIDALDEALQNPSHSQPQRITIKTEVGAEKDQIIVWIEDNGIGMAEAIQKKVFDHLFTTKGVGKGTGLGLSISREIIEEQHGGKIWFESEFGKGTKFAISLPLS comes from the coding sequence ATGAACTTTAATTCCATTGATCCAGAACCAGGAAACATTCTTGTTGTTGATGATACTCCAGCCAATCTTCAACTCTTAATCCGTATATTATCAGAACAAGGTTATAAGGTTCGTCCTGTACCTAACGGACGATTGGTTTTTCAAGGAATTCATCGGGAGTATCCTGATTTGATTTTACTTGATATTCAAATGCCAGAAATGGATGGTTATGAAGTGTGCCAGAAGTTGAAAGCTGATGAACGGACGCGAGATATACCCGTGATTTTTATTAGTGCCCTCAACGATGTATTTGATAAAGTCAAAGCGTTTGAGATAGGAGGAGTTGATTATATGACTAAACCTTTTCAGGCAGCAGAAGTTTTAGCTCGCGTTAAAACGCATATCATGTTATCCAAATTGCAAAAAAAATTACAAGAGAAAACAGAAATTCAGGACAGAAAACTGCAAGAAAAAACTATTACACTAGAAAATACAGTGAAACAATTAGAACGTACAAATCGTCAACTAGAAAGTACGAATTTTCAATTGGGAAACAATTTAGAGGAACTAAAAAAAGCCCAATTACAATTAGTGCAAAGTGAAAAAATGGCAACACTAGGTCAACTGGTGGCTGGAGTTGCCCATGAAATCAATAATCCTATTGGGTTTATTGATGGAAATATTAAATATGCTTTTGAATATATTCAAGATTTAATTCGATTAGTAGATCTTTACCAAAATGAAGGGCCGGATCGTGATGAACAAATCCAAGAATACATTAAAGAAATTGAACTGGATTTTTTGGTTGAAGATTTACCGAAAACAATTACATCGATGAAAAACGGTGCTGATCGCATTCGCAATATTAGCAAATCCCTCCGCACGTTTTCTCGTAGAGATAGCGATCGGAAAGCTAATTTTAAAATTCATGAAGGAATTGATAGTACATTATTAATTTTAAAATATCGCCTCAAAGAGACTGGAGAACGTCCCAAGATCGAAGTGCTTAAAGAATATGGTGATGTGCCGGAAATTAACTGTTTTCCAGGAAAACTCAATCAAGTGTTTATGAATCTTCTCTCTAATGCGATCGATGCCCTTGATGAGGCCTTACAAAATCCTTCTCATTCTCAACCTCAACGGATTACCATTAAAACTGAAGTGGGTGCAGAAAAAGATCAAATCATTGTCTGGATTGAAGATAATGGCATAGGAATGGCAGAAGCAATTCAAAAGAAAGTTTTCGATCATTTATTTACGACTAAAGGTGTGGGAAAAGGAACGGGTTTAGGACTTTCCATTTCTCGGGAAATTATTGAAGAACAACATGGGGGAAAAATTTGGTTTGAATCGGAATTTGGGAAAGGGACGAAATTTGCGATCTCGCTCCCACTGTCTTAA
- a CDS encoding DUF1825 family protein, with translation MGFFDSEIVQQEAKKLFEDYQSLIQLGSDYGKFDREGKKLFIEQMEALMDRYKVFMKRFELSEDFMAQMTVEQLKTQLGQFGVTPQQMFDQMNFTLERMKSELEKQS, from the coding sequence ATGGGATTTTTTGATTCAGAAATTGTTCAACAAGAAGCAAAGAAACTCTTTGAGGATTATCAATCCCTGATCCAACTTGGCAGTGACTATGGCAAATTCGATCGAGAAGGAAAAAAGCTGTTCATCGAACAGATGGAAGCCTTAATGGATCGATATAAAGTATTTATGAAACGCTTTGAACTCTCCGAAGACTTCATGGCCCAAATGACCGTTGAACAGCTCAAAACCCAGTTGGGGCAATTTGGAGTCACCCCACAACAAATGTTCGATCAAATGAATTTCACCCTAGAGCGGATGAAATCTGAACTGGAAAAACAATCGTAA